The Cytophagia bacterium CHB2 genome includes a region encoding these proteins:
- a CDS encoding ATP-dependent DNA helicase RecQ: MTPQKALKKYFGHTVFRGQQEEIIAHVLQKRHALVIMPTGMGKSLCYQIPALINEGLTLVISPLIALMKDQVDVLVGKGMEAAYINSSLSRAEREARYAAVAEGAYRLLYVTPERFRKPEFVALMRQRRVDLLAIDEAHCISQWGHDFRPDYTRMREIRGVLNHPTTIALTATATPEVQDDIVKQLGLKAAEIKLFHEGIARPNLHLAVAEVWGQERKLEQIISMRQRQRGNGIVYFALIKTLQTFSEQLNSKGVRHLRYHGDLEAAERKRVQNQFMQGEGNLVLATNAFGMGIDKDNIRFVLHAEVPGSLEAYYQEIGRAGRDGEHAECVLLYDEQDLLIQMDFIQWNNPNAAFYDRVYHFLLDDADKVNAYGLEGLKEKLHFKNKHDFRLETALGMLDRYGVTEGALETRNLIVTSELPQRLSTQAELDDKLKREQKKLYALVQYAKAESCRKAFIHDYFGLSHAANCGSCDWCLRGEGRRW; this comes from the coding sequence ATGACCCCGCAAAAGGCTTTAAAAAAATATTTCGGCCATACTGTGTTTCGCGGCCAGCAGGAGGAAATCATCGCGCATGTTTTGCAAAAGCGGCATGCGCTGGTGATCATGCCCACCGGCATGGGCAAGTCGCTGTGCTATCAAATCCCGGCTTTAATCAATGAAGGATTGACGCTGGTCATTTCGCCGTTGATTGCGCTGATGAAGGATCAAGTCGACGTGTTGGTGGGCAAAGGCATGGAAGCGGCCTATATCAATTCTTCCTTGAGCCGCGCGGAACGCGAAGCGCGCTATGCCGCGGTGGCAGAAGGCGCATACCGTTTGCTCTACGTCACCCCTGAACGTTTTCGCAAGCCGGAATTCGTCGCGTTGATGCGCCAACGCCGCGTCGATTTGCTGGCGATCGATGAGGCGCATTGCATCAGCCAATGGGGGCATGATTTCCGCCCGGATTACACGCGCATGCGCGAGATTCGTGGCGTGCTCAACCATCCCACCACCATCGCCTTGACAGCGACGGCCACGCCCGAAGTGCAAGACGACATCGTCAAGCAACTCGGCCTCAAGGCTGCTGAGATCAAACTCTTTCACGAAGGCATTGCGCGGCCGAATTTGCATTTAGCCGTGGCGGAGGTTTGGGGGCAGGAACGAAAATTAGAGCAGATCATCAGCATGCGGCAACGCCAGCGCGGCAACGGCATTGTCTACTTTGCGCTGATTAAAACCTTGCAGACGTTTAGTGAACAACTGAACTCAAAAGGCGTGCGCCACCTGCGCTATCACGGCGATTTGGAGGCGGCGGAGCGCAAGCGTGTGCAGAATCAATTCATGCAGGGCGAGGGCAATCTGGTGCTGGCGACCAATGCCTTCGGCATGGGAATCGACAAGGATAACATCCGTTTCGTGTTGCACGCCGAAGTGCCCGGCTCGCTAGAGGCCTATTATCAGGAAATCGGGCGCGCGGGCCGCGACGGCGAGCATGCCGAGTGTGTCTTGCTTTACGACGAGCAGGATCTGTTGATTCAAATGGATTTCATCCAGTGGAACAATCCCAATGCGGCGTTTTATGACCGGGTTTATCATTTCCTGCTCGACGATGCCGATAAAGTCAACGCCTATGGCCTGGAAGGTTTGAAGGAAAAATTGCATTTCAAGAACAAGCATGATTTTCGCCTGGAAACCGCGCTGGGCATGCTCGACCGTTATGGCGTTACCGAGGGCGCGCTCGAGACAAGAAATTTGATTGTAACAAGCGAACTGCCGCAGCGGCTCAGCACGCAAGCGGAACTCGACGACAAGCTCAAACGCGAACAGAAAAAACTCTATGCGCTGGTGCAATATGCCAAGGCGGAAAGCTGCCGCAAGGCATTCATTCATGATTATTTCGGCCTGTCACATGCGGCCAACTGCGGCTCGTGTGATTGGTGTTTGAGGGGGGAAGGTCGTAGATGGTAG
- a CDS encoding DUF2847 family protein → MAAVSGIAHASPQVILFHHSRAIWHASHSEINATAKPLQEHFYSEAVISDGHQINF, encoded by the coding sequence ATTGCCGCAGTAAGCGGCATCGCGCATGCCTCTCCGCAAGTGATATTGTTTCATCACAGCCGCGCAATTTGGCACGCCTCACACAGCGAGATCAATGCAACGGCCAAGCCGTTGCAGGAGCACTTTTATTCGGAGGCTGTGATTTCGGACGGACACCAAATAAATTTCTGA
- a CDS encoding T9SS type A sorting domain-containing protein, whose amino-acid sequence MGKVVKIFALTVLAALVAGFLAQPAQAQYNAGPGFKISWALNPRTDANFRDVEYFGSSKVEVGMDFDRDGRREILFATDETLSPAGPDPGFLDVYLYEAAGNDQYEHVWHYTMPEGTNSFPALTYGDIDSDGKWEIYFGVPTINNPNKLFIFEQDDTGAFPANPTLTYDYGKDVALDFRPSGIKLDDVDGDGKIEIITQSRTGSRRELVVAQLTTPTLDEFAGFAVEFSAGEDLLGGGGPYDVDVADFDGDGLREIWYNTWDNFSFTIFEATGPDAYALQVDLNGLFPEVDPGSFNRHKLLFANVDADAALEAWFPMTNGVLYFLDNVSDVSTLTVDNFKRVGKFFNASSSAQGPRGADVGDIDRDGRFDIIVNTGNSETIHRIEYLGIGSPADSSSYAWTEILESAGEPIDYWYPLRISPVDLDGDGLREVVITNRYADDPSQPLILVLEYDPNTAEKLAEGWEPRTQISHTDAADPLYASQSSRNSRSVIGGFDLDQDGKKELIVTDYAAAAVRVFEYDQQQDVFEQVWASPVDTADNYNLVRGNPRVVTVGDLDGDNKWEIIFPLATLPPGWRVFEWDGVTGSDNYGTTYSSLINTEIDSCCASNPNFFNAEHEGIPFVLDVDNDGKQEILLSNLRAVSGGKRGLMVTSVIGDIEHNSGGGFETWVSEFFVDRGEYGGGSPFHAVPADLDGDGTWEIINHTFNFFNLYNVDVLGADSYQAPDPTSPTRFFQATAPRDTRALFGGATGDADGDGNDEAYFVNFDTGDLYVVDYNPGDDVLSIDGSHVVNVIPRFASFSTSVFDVDKNGRANIFSGATFPRTIVSAELAGNNPRDPSGYVTKVIYSGEPDIFTGSEANPIDIVVKDSLGIMTTTQTIHGVFAAKVQSNFNRQPIDFDNDGDYEIIACFQGNQDSIGTLNLTWNTATARYDSVLTKVKNPKSWSVQRFEFTGGGVGVEEHKTTFITPDDYVLEQNYPNPFNPATAIRYTLPINKRVSLRIYDMMGRVVRTLVDDQLQSAGRYEMKWDGKNVNGQRVASGVYIYSLEFGNFKKAKRMTLVK is encoded by the coding sequence ATGGGTAAAGTGGTAAAAATTTTTGCGTTGACGGTATTGGCGGCGTTGGTTGCCGGATTTCTGGCGCAACCGGCGCAGGCGCAATACAACGCCGGTCCCGGGTTTAAAATTTCGTGGGCGTTGAATCCCCGCACGGATGCTAATTTTAGAGACGTGGAATACTTCGGCAGCAGCAAGGTCGAAGTTGGAATGGACTTTGACCGCGACGGCCGCCGTGAGATTCTGTTTGCCACCGATGAAACCCTCTCCCCCGCCGGGCCGGATCCCGGCTTCCTTGATGTTTATCTCTACGAAGCTGCCGGCAACGATCAATATGAACATGTCTGGCATTACACCATGCCCGAGGGCACCAACTCCTTTCCCGCGCTGACCTATGGCGACATTGACAGCGACGGCAAATGGGAAATTTATTTTGGCGTGCCCACTATCAACAACCCCAACAAGCTTTTTATCTTCGAGCAAGATGACACCGGCGCGTTTCCGGCGAACCCTACGCTCACCTATGATTACGGCAAAGATGTGGCGCTGGATTTTCGGCCCTCCGGCATCAAGCTGGATGACGTGGACGGCGACGGCAAAATCGAAATCATAACCCAATCCCGCACCGGCAGCCGGCGCGAGTTGGTGGTGGCGCAACTCACCACGCCGACGCTCGATGAATTCGCCGGGTTCGCCGTGGAGTTTTCCGCGGGTGAAGATCTGCTCGGCGGCGGCGGCCCCTATGATGTTGACGTTGCTGATTTCGACGGCGATGGTTTGCGCGAAATTTGGTATAACACGTGGGACAATTTCAGCTTTACCATTTTTGAAGCCACGGGCCCGGATGCGTATGCGTTGCAAGTCGATCTCAATGGATTGTTTCCGGAAGTTGATCCCGGATCATTCAATCGCCATAAACTGTTGTTTGCCAATGTTGACGCCGATGCGGCGCTGGAAGCCTGGTTCCCCATGACCAATGGCGTGCTTTACTTCCTTGACAATGTTTCCGATGTGTCAACCTTGACGGTTGACAACTTTAAGCGCGTAGGCAAATTTTTTAATGCCTCTTCCTCGGCACAAGGCCCGCGCGGCGCGGATGTCGGCGATATTGACCGCGACGGCCGTTTCGACATTATTGTGAATACCGGCAACTCTGAAACCATCCACCGCATCGAATATCTTGGCATTGGCTCGCCGGCGGATTCCAGCAGCTATGCGTGGACTGAGATTTTGGAGAGCGCAGGCGAACCGATTGATTATTGGTATCCGCTGCGCATATCGCCGGTCGATCTTGACGGCGACGGGCTGCGCGAAGTGGTGATCACTAACCGTTATGCCGACGATCCCAGCCAGCCGTTGATTTTGGTGTTGGAGTATGATCCCAACACGGCGGAGAAGCTAGCGGAGGGATGGGAGCCGCGCACTCAGATCTCACATACCGATGCGGCAGATCCCTTGTATGCGAGTCAATCATCTCGAAACAGCCGCTCAGTCATTGGTGGTTTTGATCTCGACCAAGACGGTAAGAAAGAATTGATTGTCACCGATTACGCTGCGGCTGCTGTGAGAGTTTTTGAATACGATCAGCAACAAGACGTATTCGAGCAAGTTTGGGCTTCACCGGTTGATACTGCCGATAATTATAATTTAGTCAGAGGAAATCCTCGCGTCGTAACCGTTGGCGATCTCGACGGGGACAATAAATGGGAAATCATTTTTCCATTGGCTACATTACCTCCGGGATGGCGCGTATTCGAATGGGATGGCGTTACCGGCAGTGACAATTATGGCACGACTTACTCTTCGCTCATTAACACTGAAATCGATAGCTGCTGCGCTTCGAATCCGAATTTTTTCAACGCCGAACACGAGGGCATTCCCTTTGTTCTCGATGTTGATAATGACGGCAAGCAGGAAATTCTTTTGAGCAACCTCCGGGCCGTTAGCGGGGGCAAGCGCGGCCTGATGGTAACGTCGGTCATCGGAGACATTGAGCACAATTCTGGAGGCGGCTTCGAAACCTGGGTAAGCGAGTTTTTTGTCGATCGGGGTGAATATGGCGGCGGCTCACCGTTTCACGCGGTTCCTGCAGATTTGGACGGCGACGGCACATGGGAAATCATCAATCATACGTTCAACTTTTTTAACTTGTACAACGTTGACGTGCTTGGAGCGGATTCTTATCAAGCGCCCGATCCCACTTCACCTACGAGATTTTTTCAGGCGACAGCCCCGCGTGATACACGCGCCCTTTTCGGCGGTGCGACTGGGGATGCAGACGGTGATGGCAACGATGAAGCCTATTTTGTGAATTTCGACACCGGTGATCTCTATGTCGTTGATTACAACCCCGGTGATGATGTTCTTTCTATTGACGGCTCGCACGTTGTAAATGTCATCCCAAGATTCGCCAGCTTTTCTACTTCAGTGTTTGATGTCGACAAAAACGGTCGCGCGAATATCTTTTCCGGTGCCACTTTCCCGCGCACCATTGTGAGTGCCGAATTGGCCGGAAACAACCCGCGCGATCCTTCCGGTTACGTGACGAAAGTCATTTACAGCGGCGAGCCAGACATCTTCACCGGTTCCGAAGCGAATCCGATCGACATTGTTGTAAAGGATTCATTGGGTATCATGACCACAACGCAAACGATTCACGGTGTGTTTGCTGCCAAAGTGCAATCAAATTTCAATCGCCAGCCGATTGATTTTGACAATGACGGTGACTATGAAATTATTGCCTGCTTCCAAGGCAATCAAGACAGCATTGGAACTTTGAATTTGACCTGGAATACCGCTACCGCAAGATACGATTCCGTGTTGACGAAAGTCAAGAATCCAAAGAGTTGGTCGGTGCAACGCTTCGAATTTACAGGCGGCGGTGTCGGTGTGGAGGAGCACAAAACCACCTTTATCACGCCGGATGACTACGTGCTGGAGCAGAATTATCCCAACCCGTTTAATCCGGCCACGGCGATTCGTTACACCTTACCCATCAACAAGCGTGTTTCGCTGCGCATTTATGACATGATGGGCCGAGTCGTTCGAACGTTGGTTGATGATCAACTTCAGAGCGCTGGGCGGTATGAGATGAAGTGGGATGGAAAAAACGTGAATGGACAAAGAGTCGCCAGCGGCGTTTACATCTATTCGCTGGAATTCGGTAATTTTAAGAAGGCGAAACGTATGACGTTGGTGAAGTGA
- a CDS encoding DUF3597 domain-containing protein → MSLFSKILEKLGFGKPAAETTSAAPTATTTPQAPAAISVVDVMSKLEGLAAANPQKLNWKVSIVDLLKLLGLDSSFTARKELATELGCPPEKMGDSAQMNMWLHKTVLQKLADNGGNIPKELLD, encoded by the coding sequence ATGAGTCTGTTCAGCAAAATTCTCGAGAAACTCGGCTTCGGCAAACCGGCAGCAGAAACGACTTCTGCTGCGCCGACCGCTACCACAACGCCGCAAGCGCCGGCTGCGATTTCAGTGGTTGATGTGATGTCCAAACTCGAAGGCCTGGCCGCCGCCAATCCCCAGAAGCTCAATTGGAAAGTTTCGATCGTCGATTTGTTGAAGCTTTTGGGCCTGGACAGCAGCTTTACCGCGCGCAAAGAGCTGGCAACCGAGCTGGGATGTCCCCCCGAAAAGATGGGCGACTCCGCGCAGATGAACATGTGGCTGCATAAAACCGTGTTGCAAAAGCTCGCCGACAATGGCGGCAACATTCCGAAGGAACTTCTGGACTGA
- a CDS encoding TonB-dependent receptor has product MMVDKKHLSSVWLLLGLFCFSFSALASGGKIAGRVLDKQTGEPLPGVNIVIEGSTLGAATDIDGNYVILNVPSGKYTLRASFVGYGRVRIENVRVTVDQTTREDFQMSAEAIEGEEVVIVAERPLVQKDLTASQQVHTAEEIKALPVETFIGVLTTQAGVNTGADGTLHIRGGRSNEIGYYIDGVPVANPFFTNSLANNVSNQALEELKVISGAFNAEYGNAMSGIVNLQIKEGGADYKGSFSAYTGDYLSNGKEIFYNINDINPFANYVLDATLNGPVPFTGNKLTFNLSTRYDDDEGFHYGIREHVPGDSANFEDDNNWYIERGGDGTFVPMNPSKDVNVLGKLTFRLAPRVKLSSQILYDRGRYKSYVHDYRFNPDGTYNYRDDNYNYSFKLNHAFTKSFYEINVFYATTDFKQFVYEDPTDPRYVPTTRIEGSPSTATYAFGGTQMGHFYRDSDSHGGKLDFTSQLNTRHEIKTGVSVRRDHLRERNITILYDNDFYDVPTVVPANETPSHTFYDKTAMFFSAYLQDKIEYQNMIINAGVRYDYFDPNSDYIANILDPEGGRLQADPKQRVSPRLGVAFPITDRGVLHFSYGHFYQMPELRRIYGSNVYGARGFSDFGYANLKPEKTVNYEFGLQQQLGEALAIEMSLFSKDIRDLLALQTISYQSLQFGPRSYNIYLNKDYGAVKGFTLSLTKRHDPNTKLSAWIDYTFQKAEGNDVRSGAFFFSALSGMDEEKQVVPLNWDQRHLLNTTVTISEPGNWGVSFIGKVGSGWPHTPNIPFANYVPTANSGSKPWQKNLDLRVFKNLRVSNVDFVFFAKVFNVFDERNERFVFDDTGRSGYTFVNRSLEETQAFIRHYGEPGVHTWSEYQIRPNYYSAPRSAQVGMSLEF; this is encoded by the coding sequence ATGATGGTTGATAAGAAACACCTGAGCAGCGTGTGGCTACTCTTGGGTCTCTTTTGTTTCTCCTTTTCCGCCCTTGCCAGTGGTGGTAAAATTGCCGGGCGCGTGCTGGACAAGCAAACCGGCGAGCCGCTGCCGGGCGTGAACATCGTGATCGAAGGCTCGACGCTGGGCGCCGCCACGGACATTGACGGCAACTACGTCATTCTCAACGTGCCCTCGGGCAAATACACGCTGCGCGCCTCGTTCGTGGGTTATGGCAGAGTTCGCATCGAAAACGTGCGGGTGACGGTGGATCAAACCACCCGTGAGGATTTCCAGATGTCGGCGGAGGCCATTGAAGGCGAGGAAGTCGTCATCGTGGCCGAGCGCCCGCTGGTGCAAAAGGATTTGACCGCCTCGCAGCAAGTCCACACCGCCGAGGAAATCAAAGCATTGCCGGTGGAAACCTTCATCGGTGTGCTCACCACGCAGGCGGGCGTGAACACCGGCGCAGATGGCACGCTGCACATTCGCGGCGGCCGCTCGAATGAAATCGGCTACTATATCGACGGCGTGCCGGTGGCCAATCCTTTCTTCACCAACAGCCTGGCCAACAACGTTTCGAATCAAGCGCTGGAAGAGTTGAAGGTGATCAGCGGCGCGTTCAATGCCGAATACGGCAATGCCATGAGCGGCATCGTCAATCTGCAAATCAAGGAAGGCGGCGCGGATTACAAAGGCAGCTTTTCCGCCTACACCGGAGACTATCTTTCCAATGGCAAGGAAATCTTCTACAATATTAATGACATCAACCCCTTTGCGAATTACGTGCTGGACGCCACGCTCAACGGCCCGGTGCCGTTTACCGGGAACAAGCTGACGTTCAATCTCAGCACCCGCTATGACGACGACGAAGGCTTTCATTACGGCATTCGTGAGCATGTGCCCGGCGATTCCGCCAATTTTGAAGACGACAACAATTGGTACATCGAGCGCGGCGGCGACGGCACGTTTGTGCCGATGAATCCCAGCAAGGACGTCAATGTCCTGGGCAAATTGACTTTTCGCCTGGCGCCGCGCGTCAAGCTCTCTTCGCAGATTTTATATGATCGCGGCCGCTACAAATCCTATGTGCATGATTACCGCTTCAACCCCGACGGTACCTACAATTATCGCGACGACAACTACAATTATTCATTCAAATTGAATCACGCATTTACCAAGAGCTTTTACGAGATTAACGTTTTTTACGCCACCACGGATTTCAAACAGTTTGTTTATGAGGATCCCACCGATCCGCGTTATGTGCCAACCACGCGCATCGAAGGTTCGCCCTCGACGGCGACGTATGCTTTTGGCGGCACGCAGATGGGACATTTCTATCGCGACTCGGACTCCCATGGCGGCAAGCTCGATTTCACCAGCCAGCTCAATACCCGGCATGAAATCAAAACCGGTGTGAGCGTGCGGCGCGACCATTTGCGCGAGCGCAATATCACAATTCTTTATGATAACGATTTCTACGATGTGCCCACGGTGGTGCCGGCGAATGAAACACCGAGTCACACGTTTTATGACAAGACTGCGATGTTCTTCTCCGCGTATTTGCAGGATAAGATCGAATATCAAAATATGATCATTAATGCCGGCGTGCGCTACGACTATTTCGATCCCAACAGCGATTACATCGCCAACATTCTCGATCCGGAAGGCGGGCGCCTGCAAGCCGATCCCAAGCAACGCGTATCCCCGCGGCTGGGCGTGGCTTTTCCCATCACCGATCGCGGGGTTCTGCATTTCTCCTATGGCCATTTCTACCAAATGCCCGAGCTGCGCCGTATTTACGGCAGCAATGTCTATGGCGCGCGCGGCTTTTCGGATTTCGGTTATGCCAATCTCAAGCCGGAGAAAACCGTCAACTATGAATTTGGCTTGCAGCAGCAACTCGGCGAGGCACTCGCCATTGAGATGAGCTTGTTCTCCAAGGATATTCGCGATCTGTTGGCGCTGCAAACCATCAGCTATCAATCGTTGCAATTCGGACCGCGCAGCTACAACATCTATCTCAACAAAGATTACGGCGCGGTGAAAGGCTTCACGCTGAGCTTGACCAAACGCCACGATCCCAACACCAAGCTCTCGGCCTGGATCGATTACACGTTCCAGAAAGCCGAAGGTAATGATGTGCGTAGCGGCGCGTTCTTCTTCAGCGCGCTGTCCGGCATGGATGAAGAAAAGCAGGTCGTGCCGCTGAATTGGGATCAACGCCATTTGCTCAACACCACGGTAACGATCAGCGAGCCGGGCAATTGGGGCGTGAGTTTCATCGGCAAAGTCGGCAGTGGCTGGCCGCATACGCCCAATATTCCGTTCGCGAACTATGTGCCGACCGCCAACAGCGGCAGCAAGCCCTGGCAAAAGAATCTCGATCTGCGCGTGTTCAAGAATCTGCGCGTGAGCAATGTCGATTTTGTGTTCTTCGCCAAAGTCTTTAATGTGTTCGATGAGCGCAATGAACGCTTCGTTTTCGACGATACCGGACGCTCGGGCTACACTTTTGTCAACCGCAGCCTGGAAGAGACGCAGGCCTTTATCCGGCATTACGGCGAACCGGGCGTGCATACCTGGTCGGAATATCAAATCCGCCCGAATTATTACAGCGCCCCGCGCTCGGCGCAGGTGGGGATGTCGCTGGAGTTTTGA
- a CDS encoding four helix bundle protein — MNYRDLEIWQLSRQLVIDIHRMTIEKLPKFEMYEEGSQIRSSSKSVKSTIVEGYGRREYKQDFIRFLTLALASNDETSDHLDTLFETGSLADAVLYQDLHKRLDLLGKKINSFRQSVEKQHLSKK, encoded by the coding sequence ATGAATTATCGGGATTTGGAGATTTGGCAATTGTCGCGGCAGTTGGTTATTGATATTCATCGCATGACGATCGAGAAACTGCCAAAATTCGAAATGTACGAAGAGGGCAGCCAAATCCGAAGCTCCAGCAAATCAGTCAAATCCACGATTGTTGAGGGATACGGCCGGCGAGAGTATAAGCAAGACTTCATCCGTTTTCTGACTCTTGCGCTGGCTTCGAACGACGAGACTAGCGATCATCTTGATACTTTGTTCGAAACCGGCTCTCTTGCGGATGCCGTGCTTTATCAGGATCTTCACAAAAGACTGGATTTGTTGGGCAAGAAAATCAATTCCTTCAGACAATCGGTCGAGAAGCAACATCTCAGCAAGAAATGA